A portion of the Desmodus rotundus isolate HL8 chromosome 8, HLdesRot8A.1, whole genome shotgun sequence genome contains these proteins:
- the TREX1 gene encoding three-prime repair exonuclease 1 gives MCSQALPPGPVQTLVFLDLEATGLPFSQPKITELCLLAVHRCVMESPPALRGPPPSVPLPPRVVDKLSLCVAPGKACSPAASEITGLSTAMLAAHGRQHFDADLVNLLLAFLQRQPQPWCLVAHNGDRYDFPLLQAELAVLGVASALDGAFCVDSIAALKALEQAGSPPQQGPWKSYSLGSIYTRLYGQAPPDSHTAEGDVLALLSICQWRPRALLQWVDAHARPFSTVKPMYGVTASTGTNSRSSAATATARPARARDTSPKLGRSRRSKVLSPTKGPESSPAEGLLAPLGLLALVTVAVATLYGLSLATPGQ, from the coding sequence ATGTGCTcgcaggccctgcccccagggcccgTGCAGACCCTCGTCTTCTTGGACTTGGAGGCCACTGGACTGCCCTTCTCCCagcccaagatcacagagctgtGCCTGCTGGCCGTCCACAGGTGCGTGATGGAGAGCCCCCCAGCCCTTCGGGGACCTCCCCCCTCAGTGCCCCTGCCACCCCGAGTGGTGGACAAGCTCTCCCTGTGTGTGGCTCCCGGGAAGGCCTGTAGCCCTGCGGCCAGCGAGATCACTGGCCTGAGCACAGCCATGCTGGCAGCACACGGGCGTCAGCATTTCGACGCCGACCTGGTCAACCTGCTCCTGGCCTTCCTGCAGCGCCAGCCACAGCCCTGGTGCCTGGTGGCACACAACGGCGACCGCTACGACTTCCCCCTGCTCCAGGCAGAGCTGGCTGTGCTGGGCGTGGCCAGTGCCCTGGACGGTGCCTTCTGCGTGGATAGCATTGCTGCCCTGAAGGCCCTGGAGCAGGCCGGCAGCCCCCCCCAGCAAGGCCCGTGGAAGAGCTACAGCCTGGGCAGCATCTACACACGCCTGTACGGACAGGCCCCGCCGGACTCTCACACGGCCGAGGGGGACGTCCTAGCCCTGCTTAGCATCTGCCAGTGGAGGCCGAGGGCCCTACTGCAGTGGGTGGATGCCCACGCCAGGCCCTTCAGCACCGTCAAGCCCATGTATGGGGTCACAGCCTCTACTGGAACCAACTCAAGGTCATCTGCTGCCACAGCCACTGCACGCCCGGCCAGAGCCAGAGACACCAGCCCCAAACTTGGGAGGAGCAGGAGGTCCAAGGTGCTTTCTCCAACAAAGGGCCCTGAATCCTCACCCGCGGAGGGACTGCTGGCCCCGCTGGGCCTGCTGGCCTTGGTGACGGTGGCGGTAGCCACACTGTATGGGCTGTCCCTGGCCACACCTGGGCAGTAG
- the SHISA5 gene encoding protein shisa-5 isoform X2, with translation MAAPRNLLLLVLLLLLLPPPPGAHGEICVDSSGYNLYPKNCPVFCCGTCYNQYCCSDILKKFVWDKESCEDSLAAVRKSVENVEQLASSLSFNSNMDSDIPGFGATVAVGVTIFVLFIVTIIACFTCSCCCLYKMCRRPRPVVTTTTSTTVVHAPYPQPPSVPPTYPGPSYQGYHPIPPQPGMAAAPYPTQYPPPYPAQPTGPPAYHETLAGGAATPYPPSQPPYNPAYMDPPKAAY, from the exons ATGGCCGCGCCGCGGAACCTGTTGCTCTtggtcctgctgctgctgctgctgccgccgccccCGGGGG CCCACGGCGAGATATGTGTGGATTCCAGTGGATACAACCTCTACCCCAAGAACTGTCCTGTTTTCTGCTGTGGCACCTGTTACAACCAGTACTGCTGCTCCGACATACTGAAGAAATTTGTATGGGACAAGGAAAGTTGTGAGGACAG TTTAGCTGCTGTCAGGAAGAGTGTGGAGAATGTGGAGCAGCTGGCCTCATCGCTGAGCTTTAACTCCAACATGGACAGTGACATACCAGG GTTCGGGGCCACCGTTGCTGTTGGCGTGACCATTTTCGTGCTCTTCATCGTCACCATAATCGCCTGCTTTACCTGCTCCTGCTGCTGTTTGTACAAGATGTGCCGCCGGCCTCGCC CGGTCGTGACCACCACCACGTCCACCACAGTGGTGCACGCCCCCTACCCTCAGCCTCCAAGTGTGCCGCCCACCTACCCAGGGCCGTCGTACCAGGGCTACCACCCCATCCCCCCCCAGCCGGGGATGGCGGCAGCACCCTACCCTACGCAGTACCCACCGCCCTACCCAGCCCAGCCCACGGGCCCACCTGCCTACCATGAGACGCTGGCTG GAGGCGCAGCCACGCCCTACCCTCCCAGCCAGCCTCCTTACAACCCGGCGTACATGGACCCCCCAAAGGCCGCCTACTGA
- the SHISA5 gene encoding protein shisa-5 isoform X1 gives MAAPRNLLLLVLLLLLLPPPPGGERVFSAPAHGEICVDSSGYNLYPKNCPVFCCGTCYNQYCCSDILKKFVWDKESCEDSLAAVRKSVENVEQLASSLSFNSNMDSDIPGFGATVAVGVTIFVLFIVTIIACFTCSCCCLYKMCRRPRPVVTTTTSTTVVHAPYPQPPSVPPTYPGPSYQGYHPIPPQPGMAAAPYPTQYPPPYPAQPTGPPAYHETLAGGAATPYPPSQPPYNPAYMDPPKAAY, from the exons ATGGCCGCGCCGCGGAACCTGTTGCTCTtggtcctgctgctgctgctgctgccgccgccccCGGGGG GTGAACGAGTGTTCTCTGCTCCAGCCCACGGCGAGATATGTGTGGATTCCAGTGGATACAACCTCTACCCCAAGAACTGTCCTGTTTTCTGCTGTGGCACCTGTTACAACCAGTACTGCTGCTCCGACATACTGAAGAAATTTGTATGGGACAAGGAAAGTTGTGAGGACAG TTTAGCTGCTGTCAGGAAGAGTGTGGAGAATGTGGAGCAGCTGGCCTCATCGCTGAGCTTTAACTCCAACATGGACAGTGACATACCAGG GTTCGGGGCCACCGTTGCTGTTGGCGTGACCATTTTCGTGCTCTTCATCGTCACCATAATCGCCTGCTTTACCTGCTCCTGCTGCTGTTTGTACAAGATGTGCCGCCGGCCTCGCC CGGTCGTGACCACCACCACGTCCACCACAGTGGTGCACGCCCCCTACCCTCAGCCTCCAAGTGTGCCGCCCACCTACCCAGGGCCGTCGTACCAGGGCTACCACCCCATCCCCCCCCAGCCGGGGATGGCGGCAGCACCCTACCCTACGCAGTACCCACCGCCCTACCCAGCCCAGCCCACGGGCCCACCTGCCTACCATGAGACGCTGGCTG GAGGCGCAGCCACGCCCTACCCTCCCAGCCAGCCTCCTTACAACCCGGCGTACATGGACCCCCCAAAGGCCGCCTACTGA
- the SHISA5 gene encoding protein shisa-5 isoform X3, translating into MDSDIPGFGATVAVGVTIFVLFIVTIIACFTCSCCCLYKMCRRPRPVVTTTTSTTVVHAPYPQPPSVPPTYPGPSYQGYHPIPPQPGMAAAPYPTQYPPPYPAQPTGPPAYHETLAGGAATPYPPSQPPYNPAYMDPPKAAY; encoded by the exons ATGGACAGTGACATACCAGG GTTCGGGGCCACCGTTGCTGTTGGCGTGACCATTTTCGTGCTCTTCATCGTCACCATAATCGCCTGCTTTACCTGCTCCTGCTGCTGTTTGTACAAGATGTGCCGCCGGCCTCGCC CGGTCGTGACCACCACCACGTCCACCACAGTGGTGCACGCCCCCTACCCTCAGCCTCCAAGTGTGCCGCCCACCTACCCAGGGCCGTCGTACCAGGGCTACCACCCCATCCCCCCCCAGCCGGGGATGGCGGCAGCACCCTACCCTACGCAGTACCCACCGCCCTACCCAGCCCAGCCCACGGGCCCACCTGCCTACCATGAGACGCTGGCTG GAGGCGCAGCCACGCCCTACCCTCCCAGCCAGCCTCCTTACAACCCGGCGTACATGGACCCCCCAAAGGCCGCCTACTGA
- the SHISA5 gene encoding protein shisa-5 isoform X4: protein MGFGATVAVGVTIFVLFIVTIIACFTCSCCCLYKMCRRPRPVVTTTTSTTVVHAPYPQPPSVPPTYPGPSYQGYHPIPPQPGMAAAPYPTQYPPPYPAQPTGPPAYHETLAGGAATPYPPSQPPYNPAYMDPPKAAY from the exons ATGGG GTTCGGGGCCACCGTTGCTGTTGGCGTGACCATTTTCGTGCTCTTCATCGTCACCATAATCGCCTGCTTTACCTGCTCCTGCTGCTGTTTGTACAAGATGTGCCGCCGGCCTCGCC CGGTCGTGACCACCACCACGTCCACCACAGTGGTGCACGCCCCCTACCCTCAGCCTCCAAGTGTGCCGCCCACCTACCCAGGGCCGTCGTACCAGGGCTACCACCCCATCCCCCCCCAGCCGGGGATGGCGGCAGCACCCTACCCTACGCAGTACCCACCGCCCTACCCAGCCCAGCCCACGGGCCCACCTGCCTACCATGAGACGCTGGCTG GAGGCGCAGCCACGCCCTACCCTCCCAGCCAGCCTCCTTACAACCCGGCGTACATGGACCCCCCAAAGGCCGCCTACTGA